In a genomic window of Streptococcus oralis subsp. tigurinus:
- a CDS encoding MarR family winged helix-turn-helix transcriptional regulator, producing the protein MDKSLLIFKRFGYQIHLMLQKEAKRCGIEFMGGPQGQVLQFLDRREHDQELTLIKDIETELNITKSVASNLVKRMVQNDLVELEASPSDKRAKLVRLTDKSRSQMQEVKALFDRIASGLLEGISKEKLAVFEEVLGQLQANVERIGGENEETC; encoded by the coding sequence ATGGACAAATCGTTGTTGATTTTTAAACGTTTTGGGTACCAGATCCACCTGATGTTGCAGAAAGAAGCCAAACGTTGCGGTATTGAATTTATGGGGGGACCGCAAGGACAGGTCCTGCAGTTTTTAGATCGTCGTGAGCATGATCAGGAATTAACGCTTATCAAGGATATTGAGACAGAACTCAATATCACCAAGTCAGTTGCAAGCAACTTGGTCAAGCGTATGGTACAAAATGATTTAGTCGAGTTAGAGGCCAGTCCAAGTGATAAACGAGCAAAACTTGTTCGTTTGACCGATAAATCACGATCTCAGATGCAAGAAGTTAAGGCGCTTTTTGATCGGATTGCCAGTGGTCTACTGGAAGGAATTTCAAAGGAAAAGCTAGCCGTTTTTGAAGAAGTTCTCGGACAACTACAGGCTAATGTAGAAAGAATAGGAGGAGAGAATGAAGAAACTTGCTAA
- a CDS encoding ABC transporter ATP-binding protein: MKKLAKRITGKEWGMILLTVLFTCFSVYLELEVPTYISEITELIGTPGTELGQLWSPAAKMMGLSLLAFLSSVTVGFFASRVAASYTTHLRRDIFNRVLDFSQTEIKRFSIPSLLTRTTNDITQVQMLFTMGLQVVTRGPIMAIWAIGKILGKSEYWLWAVVVAVIVNVLMTTVLITLAFPKQSVIQKLTDKLNSITRESLTGIRVVRAYNAEDYQDKKFEEANDEVTRLNLFVNRLMAIMNPIMMAISSGLTLAIYWIGAYIINDASLAERLPLFSDMVVFMSYAMQVVMGFLLMGALFIVLPRTLVSAGRINQVLDLHSSIENPSHAQTADPSVQGQVEFRDVTFRYSKNSEAVVEHVTFKAEAGQTVAFIGSTGSGKSTLVNLLPRFYDVSAGEILVDGVNVQDYDLVDLRNKVGYIPQKAVLFSGDVKDNLDFGKSKETPLGEAAMWQALELAQSKNFIEDKEAGLASEVAQGGTNFSGGQRQRLAIARALARKPEILIFDDSFSALDYKTDRILRQELAEKTKSMTKLIVAQRISTIMDADLILVLDQGKVVGQGTHKELLATNEVYQEIAYSQLSKEELEHGK; encoded by the coding sequence ATGAAGAAACTTGCTAAACGTATTACAGGAAAAGAGTGGGGGATGATCCTACTCACTGTTCTTTTCACTTGTTTCTCGGTCTATCTCGAGTTAGAAGTGCCGACCTATATTTCAGAAATAACAGAATTGATTGGAACACCGGGTACGGAGTTAGGACAACTATGGTCTCCTGCTGCTAAGATGATGGGCTTATCTCTCCTAGCCTTTCTGTCTTCTGTAACAGTTGGATTTTTTGCTTCTCGTGTTGCAGCGTCTTACACGACTCACTTGCGAAGAGATATTTTTAATCGTGTTCTAGATTTTTCGCAAACGGAAATCAAACGTTTTTCAATCCCCAGTCTTTTGACTCGAACGACCAATGATATTACGCAGGTTCAGATGCTCTTTACTATGGGCTTACAGGTAGTGACTCGTGGGCCTATCATGGCCATCTGGGCCATTGGAAAAATCCTTGGGAAGTCGGAATACTGGCTCTGGGCAGTAGTGGTGGCCGTCATTGTCAATGTCTTGATGACCACTGTTCTCATTACTCTAGCTTTTCCAAAACAATCTGTCATTCAAAAATTGACAGATAAACTCAATAGCATCACTCGCGAAAGTTTGACTGGGATTCGGGTTGTTCGTGCTTATAATGCCGAGGATTACCAAGATAAGAAATTTGAAGAAGCCAATGATGAGGTGACTCGTCTCAATCTCTTTGTCAATCGATTGATGGCGATTATGAACCCTATTATGATGGCGATTTCCAGCGGTTTGACCTTAGCCATTTACTGGATTGGTGCCTATATCATCAACGATGCAAGTTTGGCAGAACGTCTGCCACTCTTTAGTGATATGGTGGTCTTCATGTCCTATGCTATGCAGGTCGTGATGGGCTTCCTTCTCATGGGAGCACTCTTTATCGTTCTTCCTCGTACCTTGGTTTCTGCAGGACGTATCAATCAAGTATTGGATTTGCATTCTTCTATTGAAAATCCTAGTCATGCACAGACAGCGGACCCTTCAGTTCAAGGACAAGTGGAATTTCGTGATGTGACTTTCCGCTACTCTAAAAACTCTGAAGCAGTCGTGGAACATGTCACTTTCAAAGCAGAAGCGGGTCAAACTGTGGCCTTTATCGGTTCAACTGGTTCTGGTAAATCTACTCTGGTCAACCTACTACCTCGTTTTTACGATGTATCCGCGGGAGAAATTCTAGTAGATGGTGTTAATGTGCAAGATTACGACTTGGTAGACTTGCGCAATAAGGTTGGCTATATTCCGCAGAAAGCAGTCCTCTTCTCAGGAGATGTTAAGGACAATCTAGATTTTGGTAAGAGCAAAGAAACTCCTCTAGGCGAAGCTGCTATGTGGCAAGCTCTGGAATTAGCCCAGTCTAAAAACTTTATCGAGGATAAGGAAGCAGGTCTGGCCTCTGAAGTAGCCCAAGGCGGAACCAACTTCTCAGGAGGTCAAAGACAGCGTTTGGCCATTGCGCGTGCCTTGGCTCGTAAGCCAGAGATTCTTATCTTTGATGACTCTTTCTCAGCCTTGGACTACAAGACAGACCGGATCTTGCGCCAAGAGCTAGCAGAGAAAACAAAATCTATGACCAAGCTCATCGTAGCACAGCGGATTTCTACCATCATGGATGCCGACCTGATCTTAGTATTGGATCAAGGTAAAGTCGTGGGGCAAGGCACCCACAAGGAACTTCTAGCTACCAATGAAGTCTACCAAGAAATTGCCTACTCACAACTATCGAAGGAGGAATTGGAACATGGAAAATAA